From Chryseobacterium sp. IHB B 17019, one genomic window encodes:
- a CDS encoding O-antigen ligase family protein, whose product MKLQLGVNFFKTSYTFFLESIVLFIGLIISIYFESRAFSIGFITAIVTIFILLRKIRFTAGIYLLIFSFFFLLTLYTVFYVKTGSSFGRIFIYKISFNIFKDNWLLGVGFGKFKTTYMYYQANYFKQGNYNTSEFLLADNTYFAFNDYFQFIIETGLVGISFIILMMIGLIKFIKTLTACYDSPIVLTAVGVIIAISVAAFFTYVFNKLFFQVVYVVCFSVCFLFAYDKRQRGLTIIPIGSVFLFLVIGASYNFNSKNLFASQKLKHVRQLAQAGYKTEANKILNDIAGEISHDAEYLELSSYMKVSGMDLTNAEKATLKLIDIRPSSTAFLRLGNIYEINHRFKEAEFAYKLAIDMVPNRVMSRYKLYQFYASTKQVKNANKTAVQILNMPIKVPSLLIDQIKNELTKDINL is encoded by the coding sequence ATGAAATTGCAATTAGGAGTTAATTTTTTTAAAACATCCTATACTTTTTTCTTAGAAAGTATTGTATTGTTTATTGGATTGATCATATCTATTTACTTCGAAAGTAGGGCCTTTTCAATCGGATTTATTACAGCTATTGTGACAATATTCATTTTGCTCAGGAAAATTAGATTTACAGCTGGGATTTATTTGTTGATTTTTTCCTTCTTTTTTCTCTTGACACTTTATACAGTTTTTTATGTAAAAACAGGTTCGTCCTTTGGTAGGATATTTATTTACAAAATCTCATTCAATATTTTTAAGGATAATTGGCTTTTAGGTGTAGGTTTTGGAAAATTTAAAACAACCTATATGTACTACCAGGCAAATTATTTTAAACAGGGCAATTACAACACCAGTGAATTTTTGCTTGCGGATAATACATATTTTGCCTTCAATGATTATTTCCAATTTATTATTGAGACAGGTTTAGTGGGTATTTCTTTTATCATACTCATGATGATTGGCTTAATTAAATTCATTAAAACTCTTACAGCCTGCTATGATTCACCAATAGTATTAACTGCAGTGGGGGTCATAATTGCCATTTCTGTTGCTGCTTTTTTTACTTATGTATTTAATAAACTATTTTTTCAGGTTGTTTATGTTGTTTGTTTTAGTGTTTGCTTTTTGTTTGCATATGATAAGAGGCAAAGAGGGCTTACAATTATACCCATTGGGTCAGTCTTTTTATTTCTGGTAATAGGGGCTTCCTACAATTTTAATTCAAAGAATCTTTTTGCTTCGCAGAAACTGAAGCATGTTAGACAATTAGCACAAGCTGGTTATAAAACGGAAGCAAATAAAATTTTAAATGATATCGCAGGAGAAATCAGTCATGATGCGGAATATCTCGAATTGAGTTCATATATGAAAGTAAGCGGCATGGATTTGACCAATGCTGAAAAGGCAACCCTTAAGTTAATTGATATACGACCGAGCAGTACAGCATTTTTAAGGTTAGGAAATATTTATGAAATCAATCATAGGTTTAAAGAGGCAGAGTTTGCGTATAAACTGGCTATTGATATGGTGCCAAACAGAGTAATGAGCCGATATAAGCTGTATCAATTTTATGCGTCGACAAAGCAGGTTAAAAATGCAAATAAAACCGCTGTTCAAATATTAAATATGCCAATAAAAGTTCCATCATTGCTGATCGACCAAATTAAAAATGAATTAACTAAGGATATAAATTTATAA
- a CDS encoding DUF6705 family protein, whose amino-acid sequence MKNSIRINRSMKKIVFIALAVFYIPVTFAQDLPKKGSNLTNPNLNKFRGNWISINGIDTIRMKLKIENISIKDGLEIRADVVLGYISYKHGNQLIVDNIKNSTSSYKDNKHSIIAGLDQKRDTISGNLVDEPKSKFFDVKIIKKDSKTIELVLGRGKVLKVGTTPKNGRTLPAIMIFRKEKE is encoded by the coding sequence ATGAAAAATTCAATAAGAATAAACAGATCAATGAAGAAAATTGTATTTATTGCCTTAGCAGTATTTTATATACCGGTTACATTCGCCCAGGATTTGCCGAAGAAAGGTTCTAATTTAACCAACCCAAATTTAAATAAATTTAGGGGTAACTGGATTTCGATCAATGGTATAGATACTATTAGAATGAAATTGAAAATTGAAAATATTTCGATTAAAGATGGGCTTGAGATACGTGCCGATGTTGTTTTGGGTTACATTTCATACAAACATGGTAACCAGCTAATTGTAGACAACATTAAAAACTCCACATCCAGTTATAAAGATAATAAGCATTCAATAATAGCGGGTTTAGACCAAAAAAGGGATACTATAAGTGGTAATTTGGTAGATGAACCAAAAAGTAAATTTTTTGATGTTAAAATCATTAAAAAAGACAGTAAAACAATTGAACTTGTCTTAGGCCGTGGCAAGGTATTAAAAGTTGGAACTACACCAAAAAACGGAAGAACACTTCCAGCAATTATGATTTTCAGGAAGGAAAAAGAATAG
- a CDS encoding SDR family oxidoreductase, translated as MNSTILITGGTSGIGLELVRQLTEQGSTIIVTGRKQEALNDAKRRFPRIHVFRSDVSDPQDIEHLYKEVTQQFPDLNMIINNVGEMRLLDLQDASKDLENIAREININLTGTIRMVHQFLPHLIKKRSAAIVNVSSAIAFMPYSTAPVYSASKAGVHAYSQALRLQLDKTSVKVLELVPPGVNTNLQNDWVLPPNPSQMMDVDKLVGVAIKGLLNDTPEIKPFLVKVIKFLSRLMPNQLMKLGHREFEKFKKLNNQQ; from the coding sequence ATGAACAGCACCATCCTGATCACAGGAGGAACCAGCGGTATAGGGCTGGAACTTGTAAGGCAACTTACCGAGCAGGGATCAACGATCATCGTGACAGGCCGCAAACAAGAGGCCTTAAATGATGCCAAAAGGCGCTTCCCAAGAATACACGTCTTTCGGAGCGATGTAAGTGATCCGCAAGATATTGAGCACCTGTATAAAGAGGTGACACAACAATTCCCTGATCTGAATATGATTATCAACAATGTAGGTGAAATGCGTTTGCTTGACCTTCAGGACGCCAGCAAGGACCTGGAAAACATAGCCCGTGAGATTAATATTAATCTTACGGGAACAATCCGGATGGTTCATCAGTTTTTACCGCACCTGATCAAAAAGCGTTCGGCGGCAATTGTAAACGTTTCCTCTGCCATTGCTTTCATGCCTTACTCCACCGCTCCGGTTTATAGTGCTTCAAAAGCAGGAGTTCATGCTTATTCCCAGGCCCTGCGTTTGCAACTGGACAAAACCAGTGTCAAAGTGTTAGAACTGGTTCCTCCGGGAGTGAATACCAATCTTCAGAATGATTGGGTGCTGCCACCGAATCCAAGCCAAATGATGGATGTGGATAAACTGGTTGGTGTAGCCATCAAGGGCCTTCTGAACGACACGCCCGAGATCAAGCCATTCCTGGTGAAGGTAATAAAATTTTTAAGCAGGCTGATGCCTAACCAATTGATGAAACTAGGACACAGGGAATTCGAAAAATTTAAAAAATTAAATAATCAACAATAA
- a CDS encoding DUF2147 domain-containing protein: protein MKKSILAVFALLFSMVSFAQKPSKDQITGVWKCDDYKIEVFRAGNTYSAKLLWSKDMFEADGKTSKKDVKNPNEKLRNRSVQGLTHITDLVYKDGEYVDGKLYSVQDGNTYSLKGKLTGPNDLETRGYKGIPLVGKSFKWKRVQ from the coding sequence ATGAAAAAATCAATTTTAGCAGTGTTTGCGCTGCTGTTTTCTATGGTATCGTTCGCGCAGAAACCCTCTAAGGACCAGATTACAGGTGTTTGGAAATGTGATGATTACAAGATCGAGGTGTTCAGGGCAGGCAACACGTACTCGGCCAAGCTCTTATGGTCGAAAGATATGTTCGAAGCTGATGGAAAAACATCTAAGAAGGATGTTAAAAACCCCAATGAAAAACTCCGGAACAGGTCTGTGCAGGGCCTTACCCATATCACCGATCTTGTCTACAAGGACGGCGAATACGTGGACGGTAAGTTGTATAGTGTACAGGATGGAAATACCTATAGCCTGAAAGGGAAACTGACGGGTCCCAATGACCTTGAAACCCGGGGCTACAAAGGTATACCACTGGTTGGGAAATCATTTAAATGGAAAAGAGTTCAGTAA
- a CDS encoding helix-turn-helix domain-containing protein, translating to MANSKPYRISSITEIHRLMGLPKPHHPLISMVDLKGLRNDTGIDAVIFDLYVISMKRGCDGLHYGQQKYDFDEGLMAFMSPGQILRGEENGVPPDLDGWMLFVHPDFLWNTSLATKIRRYEYFGYATSEALFLSDKEEIVINDLVKNIKTEYYANMDKFSQDIIISNLETLLNYAERFYQRQFITRKITNHQILNQVEELLTTYLNNEALLSEGLPSVQYFADALNISAKYLSSLLKQLTGQTMQQIIHEKLIEKAKEKLSTTRMSVSEIAYQLGFEHPQSFNKLFKSKTKQSPLDFRQSFN from the coding sequence ATGGCAAACAGTAAACCCTACCGGATAAGTTCCATAACGGAAATACACCGTTTGATGGGACTTCCCAAACCTCATCATCCACTGATCAGCATGGTTGACCTGAAAGGTCTGAGAAATGATACGGGTATAGATGCAGTCATATTCGACCTGTACGTGATATCTATGAAAAGAGGATGTGACGGCTTGCATTATGGGCAACAGAAATACGATTTTGACGAAGGGCTGATGGCCTTTATGTCTCCCGGCCAGATACTGCGTGGCGAAGAGAACGGTGTGCCTCCGGACCTGGATGGCTGGATGCTATTCGTACACCCTGACTTTCTCTGGAACACATCACTTGCTACCAAGATCAGGCGATACGAATACTTTGGTTATGCTACCAGTGAGGCGCTGTTCCTCTCGGATAAGGAGGAGATAGTGATCAATGACCTTGTCAAGAATATTAAAACTGAATATTATGCCAATATGGATAAGTTCAGCCAGGACATTATTATCTCAAACCTGGAAACCCTGCTGAATTACGCCGAACGTTTTTACCAGCGCCAGTTCATCACCAGGAAGATTACTAACCATCAGATCTTAAACCAGGTGGAAGAACTCTTAACCACATACCTGAACAACGAAGCGCTGCTTTCCGAAGGATTGCCAAGCGTGCAATACTTTGCTGACGCATTGAACATATCTGCTAAGTACTTAAGCAGCCTGTTGAAACAACTGACCGGTCAGACGATGCAGCAGATCATCCATGAGAAGCTGATCGAGAAGGCCAAGGAAAAGTTGTCTACGACTCGGATGTCTGTAAGTGAGATCGCCTATCAGCTTGGTTTCGAGCATCCCCAGTCCTTCAATAAGTTATTTAAGAGCAAGACCAAACAAAGCCCGTTGGACTTCCGGCAGTCCTTCAACTGA
- a CDS encoding AraC family transcriptional regulator: MRSNIFPENLSQNKGLSIRIVSPEFGHLSAESVAQYGSAQRLPYYFFLFVLQGSSQEVIDGETIKVGEHELLFAMPHQLRQLAKAGHNADYYKLGFDDECLSRLPKKLPFLLNPLNQQKISFPHDVAQRLWNTFKILNELLRRADTDPELILAYLNSMLTEINAAYFVLDKKHRAGDLDKFLGFKLFVEDHFTDQPAITEIAEKLALSTDCLYRIVKQHSGVSPKEYITDRLIIEARRRIYNNQHTSVKELAYELGFNDPGYFSRLFKKVTGKTVAGFYRDLSL; the protein is encoded by the coding sequence ATGCGAAGTAACATTTTTCCTGAAAATCTGAGTCAAAACAAAGGGCTTTCAATCCGTATTGTTTCCCCGGAATTCGGCCATCTATCGGCCGAGTCCGTAGCCCAATACGGCTCTGCTCAACGGCTGCCTTATTATTTCTTTCTTTTTGTGCTGCAGGGGAGCAGTCAGGAGGTTATCGACGGGGAAACCATCAAGGTAGGTGAGCATGAGCTTTTATTTGCAATGCCCCACCAGCTCAGGCAACTGGCTAAAGCAGGCCATAACGCTGACTATTATAAGCTGGGGTTTGACGATGAGTGCCTTTCGCGATTGCCAAAGAAGTTACCCTTTTTGCTTAACCCCCTGAATCAGCAAAAAATAAGCTTTCCGCATGATGTGGCACAAAGACTTTGGAATACCTTCAAGATTTTAAATGAACTATTGCGCAGAGCAGATACGGATCCGGAACTGATCCTGGCGTACCTGAACAGCATGCTTACGGAAATAAACGCCGCTTATTTTGTACTGGATAAAAAGCACAGGGCAGGGGACCTTGATAAATTTTTAGGGTTCAAGCTATTTGTAGAAGATCATTTTACTGATCAACCTGCCATAACAGAGATCGCAGAAAAGCTGGCCTTAAGCACGGATTGCCTGTATAGGATTGTAAAACAGCATTCCGGCGTTTCACCTAAAGAATATATCACAGACCGTTTGATCATCGAGGCCAGGCGTAGAATATATAATAACCAGCATACGTCGGTAAAGGAACTGGCATATGAGCTTGGCTTTAATGATCCAGGTTATTTTTCGCGTTTGTTTAAGAAAGTGACCGGTAAAACGGTAGCCGGCTTTTACCGGGATTTGTCCCTTTAA
- a CDS encoding NAD-dependent epimerase/dehydratase family protein: MDRPFGKILVTGATGLVGSRLLPRLVEAGYDCFALVRGKEVAAGVTAIEGDLFDPATLHEAVKDVKAIIHLAAVFRSPDTDLIWKSNLEGTRNLIAAAKNNAPDARFIFASTSHVYDAANPHPGREDDALNPQHAYPASKVAAEKELRESGLNWSVLRFPFVYGDGDGHLEELPKHVLAAKFHPAMRMSTIHHRDIYTAVIMALQGIMDGRVVNIADEAPTTLYELLQLVGETMTSSSEPLTNPWYLHADASLARGLGFQATVRTVYQAVEENLL, translated from the coding sequence ATGGACAGACCATTTGGTAAAATATTGGTAACCGGAGCGACCGGTTTAGTGGGTTCAAGGCTTTTGCCCCGCCTTGTTGAAGCAGGATATGATTGTTTCGCACTGGTACGTGGTAAGGAAGTTGCGGCCGGAGTAACAGCTATAGAAGGCGACTTATTTGACCCTGCAACACTGCACGAAGCGGTGAAAGATGTAAAAGCGATCATTCACCTGGCAGCCGTCTTCCGCTCACCTGACACGGACCTGATCTGGAAAAGTAATTTGGAGGGTACGCGCAACCTCATTGCTGCCGCAAAAAACAATGCCCCGGATGCCCGCTTTATTTTTGCAAGCACCAGTCATGTTTATGATGCAGCCAACCCCCACCCCGGCCGGGAGGACGATGCGCTTAACCCGCAGCATGCCTATCCTGCCAGCAAAGTTGCTGCGGAAAAGGAGTTGCGTGAAAGCGGATTGAACTGGTCTGTTTTACGTTTTCCATTTGTTTATGGGGATGGTGACGGCCACCTGGAAGAATTGCCTAAACATGTACTTGCTGCTAAATTTCATCCGGCTATGCGGATGAGTACCATCCACCACCGCGATATTTATACGGCTGTCATCATGGCCTTGCAGGGGATCATGGATGGCCGGGTGGTCAATATCGCAGATGAGGCGCCAACCACGCTTTACGAATTACTGCAGCTTGTTGGCGAAACTATGACTTCATCCTCAGAACCACTGACGAACCCCTGGTACCTGCATGCTGACGCCTCTCTGGCCCGCGGTTTGGGCTTTCAGGCAACGGTAAGAACCGTGTATCAAGCGGTAGAGGAAAACCTGCTCTGA
- a CDS encoding immunity 22 family protein, whose protein sequence is MHLWLGTFGSKKEFDKYLDQKRYLKSWAVYDHKPPTGNEAEDAEPVPELRCDFCKELDLDTYDEDLIVMKYYKTPVDYKKVAHDILVDEQEFAALCKKYKVSAFNSIIAYEDCGLNGKAALGSQTVKYIGKLPAASNENLSGGSSFHYLWVGESKLDKKSILGLAGIDKGKVVKLTYYHAAKSGKLDEILILQVEEYGVAEKMVLKADEMKIVTARSMLDLVVKGSLKVDGEIVADALGMKYIGKFGSH, encoded by the coding sequence ATGCATTTATGGCTTGGAACCTTTGGTTCAAAAAAGGAGTTTGATAAATATCTGGACCAGAAAAGATACCTGAAATCATGGGCAGTTTACGACCATAAACCACCTACCGGAAACGAAGCAGAAGATGCGGAGCCCGTTCCGGAACTCCGTTGTGATTTCTGCAAGGAACTCGACTTAGATACCTATGATGAAGATCTTATCGTCATGAAGTATTATAAAACACCTGTTGACTATAAAAAGGTTGCCCATGATATTCTTGTTGATGAGCAAGAATTTGCTGCTTTATGTAAAAAATATAAGGTTAGTGCTTTTAATTCAATTATAGCCTATGAAGACTGCGGCTTAAATGGAAAAGCAGCTTTAGGTTCACAGACGGTAAAATATATCGGAAAACTACCGGCGGCTTCTAATGAAAATTTATCTGGTGGTTCTTCTTTCCATTATTTATGGGTAGGTGAAAGCAAACTGGATAAAAAAAGTATCCTGGGGCTGGCAGGGATTGACAAGGGCAAAGTTGTAAAGCTTACCTATTACCATGCTGCCAAAAGCGGTAAACTGGACGAAATACTGATTCTTCAGGTTGAGGAGTATGGTGTTGCCGAAAAAATGGTACTGAAAGCAGATGAAATGAAGATTGTTACCGCCAGATCGATGCTTGATCTGGTTGTAAAAGGTAGCCTTAAAGTAGATGGGGAAATTGTAGCTGATGCTTTGGGAATGAAATACATCGGAAAGTTCGGTTCCCACTAA